The following proteins are encoded in a genomic region of Magnolia sinica isolate HGM2019 chromosome 1, MsV1, whole genome shotgun sequence:
- the LOC131219332 gene encoding uncharacterized protein LOC131219332, giving the protein MEEFLRKLALWHTRTFKPIMTHEELEPIMATLGFVALPPTGAWREYVFSAGGCCRNLTPSEPLPRPRLPFPRIDGLHIYTYRAFFDAVAFFLGKRDIADHFHVRGMPLNRLDRPFDKKFRRMNDEEGLYVYREGTLEPATLTVYNSSSSTISSTGGNNSNSNSNISSNSNSNTPMSFVPLKDIIV; this is encoded by the exons ATGGAGGAGTTCTTACGGAAGCTGGCTCTGTGGCACACGAGGACGTTCAAGCCGATCATGACCCACGAAGAGCTGGAGCCGATCATGGCCACGCTCGGTTTCGTAGCCCTCCCGCCAACCGGCGCTTGGCGGGAGTACGTCTTCTCTGCTGGTGGATGCTGCCGGAATCTGACGCCTTCCGAGCCTCTCCCTAGACCTCGCCTCCCTTTTCCCAGGATCGACGGCCTCCATATCTACACGTACAGGGCCTTCTTCGATGCCGTCGCTTTCTTCCTCGGGAAACGAGATATTGCCGATCATTTCCACGTCAG GGGCATGCCTCTAAATCGGCTCGACCGACCCTTCGATAAGAAATTCCGCCGGATGAATGATGAAGAAGGGCTCTACGTTTACAGAGAAGGGACACTTGAGCCAGCTACATTGACGGTttacaacagcagcagcagcaccatcaGCAGCACTGGTGGAAACAATAGCAATAGCAATAGCAACATCAGTAGCAACAGCAATAGCAACACCCCCATGAGTTTTGTTCCTCTGAAAGATATCATAGTCTAA